The Fibrobacter sp. UWB2 genomic interval AAAAGCAGCAAGCGTCATCGACAAGACGAACTTCGTGTTCCTCATGGCTCCGGTTTACCACAGCGCTATGCGTTTTGCAGGCCCGGTTCGTGGCGCACTCGGCGTGAAGACCATCATGAATTTGCTCGGCCCCCTCACGAACCCGGCCGAAGCCAAGTACCTCATGCTCGGCGTTTACAGCAAGTCGATTCTCGAACCGTTCACGAAGGCTGCAAAGACCCTCGGTGCCAAGCGCGTGATGGTCGCTATCTCTGATGACGGCTACGACGAAATCTCTCCGTGCGTCCCGACGACCATTGCCGAAATCTTGGAAGACGGCGAGTATCGCGAATACCGCATTGACCCGAAGGAATTCGGCGTCCCGGCTGTGGACCCGGAAGACCTCGCAGGCGGTACGGGCGTGGACAATTTCAACCTCGCTCTCGACGTGCTGAACGGCAAAGGCCGTCCGGGCATCAAGTACGCTTGCGCATTGAACGCCGGCGCCGCTCTCTACATCAGCAAGAAGGCAGCCAGCATCAAGGAAGGCTTCGACAAGGCGATTAAGGCTATGGAAGACGGCTCTGTGCTGAAGAAGATCGAAGAAGTCAAAGTCGCTACAAACGCGTAATGAGGTCCGCCGCGCTTGCTACCTTTGGGTACGAGCGCAGGCAACGTCCTTTGTGATAAGCGCTCCGAGAAATCGGGGCTCTTTTTTTTTCAATAACACATTTTGACATTCATTTTTGTACCTTAAAATGCGTCGGATAAAATTACTAATAAAATAATTCTATAAGTAGTGATATTTTTTTAGTATTGGACAAAGGGTTTTGAGTTCTCTATATTTGTCTCTCAAAAATGGGAGACATTCTATGGCAGTTGATTATTCTACTCTTAAAAAGGGCGGCTGGATGCGCCAGAAGCAGAAGAACAATTTCTCGTTGCGCGTTCGCGTTGTTGGTGGGAACCTCACAGCAACACAGCTTGCCAAAATCGCCGAAGTCGCTGAAAAATATGGCGAAGGTTACGCTCACCTAACTTCGAGACAGAGCGTCGAGATTCCGTTTATCAAGCTTGAAAATATTGACGATGTGAAAAACGCACTTGCCGAGGGTGGTGTTGAACCAGGCGTTTGCGGGGCTCGCGTGCGTACCATTACGGCATGCCAGGGTGAAGCCGTTTGCCCGAGCGGTTGCATTGATACTTATGCAATCGCGAAAGAGCTTGACGATCGTTACTTTGCACGAGAACTTCCGCACAAGTTCAAATTCGGTGTGACGGGTTGCCAAAACAACTGTCTCAAGGCCGAAGAAAACGACGTGGGCATCAAGGGCGCCATCAAGGTGGATTGGCTCGAAGACAAGTGCATCGGTTGCGGGCTTTGCGCAAAGGTTTGCCGCAAAGAGGCCATCAAGATCGAAAACAAGAAGGTCATTTTCGACAAGGAAAAATGCAATTACTGCGGCCGTTGCTACAAGTCCTGCCCCACTGACGCCTGGAGCCACATTCACGGCTACATCGTATCGTTTGGCGGGCTTTTCGGCAACAACATCAACAAGGGCGAAACGATTATTCCGTTTGTAGAAGACAAGCAGAAACTCTTGGACATTTGCGATGCTGCGATTCAATTCTTTGCAGACAACGGAAAGAGCGGTGAACGTTTCAAGTACACGATCGACCGCGTCGGCCGCGATGTATTCGCAAAGAAAATCCAGGACGTATACAACGGTTAAGCGTTGACATAACAAGCCAGTATTCTAGCCACTTATTAACAAATGAAGATTGAAAAAATTAAGACAGACCTGCTGATAATTGGCGGCGGAACCGCTGGCTGTTATGCAGCCATTACCGCAAGTACTTTAGGTGCAGCGAAAGATGTCGCAGACATCAAGATATTGGTTGTCGAAAAAGCGAACATCAAGCGGAGCGGTTGCCTCGCTGCTGGCGTAAACGCGCTGAACGCCTACATTACCGAAGGCCGTACGCCCAAGGATTATGTGGAGTACGCCAAGAAAGACGCCGACGGAATCGTTCGCGAAGACTTGCTGTACAGCATTTCCGAGAGGTTCAACGAAATCACCGCGCATTTGGAAAAGCTGGGCCTTGTCATTTTGAAGGACAAGGATGGAAAGTATGTGACCCGCGGGAATCGTAATATCAAAATCAACGGCGAAAACATAAAGCCAATTTTGGCGGCGGCTGTCGCAAAGGCTCCGAACGTTCAGGTGCTAAACCACGTGAACATTTTTGATTACTCTGTTCACAACAACAGGATTGACGGAGCTTTCGGTTTCGGAATCGAGAACGATACTTTTTACGCCATCGAGGCGCGTGCTGTGATTATCGCGACGGGCGGTGCCGCCGGGCTTTATCGCCCGAACAATCCGGGATTTTCCCGCCATAAAATGTGGTACCCGCCGTTCAACACGGGCGCGGGCTATGCAATGGGAATCCGTCACGGTGCCGAGATGACGACTTTCGAGATGCGTTTTATTGCGCTTCGTTGCAAGGACACCATCGCCCCGACAGGTACGCTTGCGCAGGGCGTAGGTGCAAAGCAGATAAATTCGCTTGGTGAAGTTTATGAGACAAAGTACGGCATTTCAACTTCGGAACGCGTGTACGGAACAGTGGCAGAAAACCTGGAAGGCCGCGGGCCGTGCTATTTGCGCACCGTCGGGATTACACCCGCACAGGAAGACTCGCTTTTAAAGGCATACCTGAACATGGCCCCGTCGCAGACCATCCGCTGGATTGAAAACGGCACGCCATCAAAAGCGAATGTGGAAATCGAAGGAACGGAACCCTACATCGTGGGCGGACACACCGCAAGCGGTTACTGGGTCGATACCAAGCGTGCAACGACAATTGACGGGCTTTACGCTGCAGGCGATGTTGCCGGTGGAGCCCCGCAAAAATACGTGACGGGCGCGCTTGCCGAAGGCGAGATTGCGGCGAAGAGTGCAGTGGAATATATCAATGCGGTAGATTGCCGCACCCCCTTACAGGGGGCTCGCAATGACGTAGATGCAGATCCTCGCGAAGACGTAGACGCCAAAGCAACCATCAAGGAAGCAGAAATCGCCCGACATGTCGCAGAAATCGAAACATATCTATCACAGAAAAATTCGCTGTACACGACAGAGCAACTTGAAGAAGCCATGCAAATAGCCATGGACGAATATGCAGGCGGAATCAAGACGGGCTATGGCTACAGCGAAAAGCATCTCAATATTGCCAAAGAAAAAATTGACGAAATTGAAAGCCTTACAGACAAGCTTAGCGCAGCCGATTTGCAAGAAGTGATGTACATCTACGAACTCAAGGAACGTCTAACAGTTTGCAAGAGCGTGATAGCCCACCTCAAGGCACGTCACGAAACACGTTGGCATAGTTTTGCAGAAAACCTGGACTACCCCGAAAAGGACAACGCAAACTTCCACAAATACGTCAATTCAAAACTCGAAAACGGCGAAATCAAAATCATCTTGCGCGACCTCACCGCAGAAGGGCAAAAGAACTATGAGCATCAGCATTGATCAAAGCAAATGTATCGGCTGCAGGAGATGCCACGACGTATGCCCCGGCACGCTAATCAAGATAAATGAAGACAAAAAAGCGTTTATCAAGTACCCCAAGGATTGCTGGGGTTGCACCTCGTGCATCAAGGAATGCCCGGTTCACGCCATCAGCTTCTTTCTCGGTGAAGACATCGGCGGCAAGGGTTGTAAGGTGCATACCGAAAAAGTCAAGGGCGAAAAAAACGATATCGTGCGCTGGATATTTGAACTGAACGATGGAAGCGTCAAGACTATCGATATCGATCCCAAGGAATCTAACAAATACTAGGAGTTTTACAGTGAGCGAATTTTCCCACCTCGACGAGCTGGAAGCCGAAGCCATCTACATCATTCGCGAAGTCGCAGCCGAATGCGAAAAGCCGGTTATGCTGTACTCGATTGGCAAGGACAGTTCCGTCATGTTGCATTTGGCCATGAAGGCCTTCTATCCCGAAAAGCCGCCTTTCCCGTTCTTGCATGTGAATACCACATGGAAGTTCAAGGAAATGATCAAGTTTCGCGACGAAACCGCCAAGAAACTCGGTATCGAAATGCTGGAATACGTCAACCAGGATGGCGTCAAGCAGGGCATTAATCCGTTTGACCACGGTGCCGCTTATACCGACATCATGAAGACACAGGCTCTAAAGCAGGCACTAAACAAGTACGGTTTTACCGCCGCATTTGGCGGCGGCCGCCGCGACGAAGAAAAGTCCCGCGCCAAGGAACGCATTTTCTCGTTCCGCAATTCAGCACACGCTTGGGACCCGAAAAACCAGCGTCCGGAAATGTGGAAGCTTTACAACACCAAGATTAACAAGGGCGAAAGCATCCGCGTTTTTCCGATTTCGAACTGGACCGAAAAGGACATCTGGCAGTACATCAAACGCGAAAAGATTGATATCGTACCGCTTTATTTTGCGGCACCGCGCCCGGTTGTGGTGCGCGACGGCAACATCATCATGGTGGACGACGAACGTTTCCCGCTGCGCGAAGGCGAAACGCCCGAAATCAAGTCGGTGCGCTTCCGCACGCTCGGTTGCTACCCGCTCACGGGAGGTATTGAATCGACCGCCACGACGCTTGATGAAATCATTGACGAAACCTTGAGCGCGGTTTCTTCGGAACGCACTTCCCGCGTGATTGACAACGAAGCCGCGGGCAGCATGGAACGTCGCAAGAGGGAGGGATATTTCTAATGAAAGGCTTATTGAAGTTTATTACATGCGGTAGCGTTGATGACGGAAAGTCGACGCTCATCGGACACATCCTCTACGATTCCAAGTTGCTCTATGCCGACCAGGAAAAGGCTCTGGAATTGGACAGTAAAGTCGGTAGCCGCAGCGGAAAAATTGACTATTCGCTTTTGCTCGACGGCCTTATGGCCGAACGCGAGCAGGGCATTACCATCGATGTCGCGTACCGCTATTTCACGACGGATCACCGCAGCTTTATCGTTGCTGACACTCCGGGGCATGAAGAATACACGCGCAACATGGCCGTGGGCGCATCTTTTGCCGACCTCGCCGTAATTCTCGTGGACGCTTCGCAGGGCGTTCTCGTGCAGACGCGCAGACACGCTCGTATTTGCAGACTGATGGGCATCCGCCACTTCGTCTTTGCCGTGAACAAGATGGATCTTGTGGGTTACAGCGAAGAGGTATTCAACAAAATCAAGGTACAAATCGCAGAACTTGCACAGACTCATTCCCTGAGCAACATACAAGTTATTCCGCTTTCGGCAACAGAAGGCGACAACGTTACCATCAAATCGAAAAACATTGCATGGTATCAAGGTCCTGCATTACTTGAATACCTTGAAAATGTCGATACATCAAGCTCTGCACTAGAAAAGGGATTTTACATGCCCGTGCAGCGCGTGAGCCGCCCCGACCGTACATTCCGCGGATTCCAAGGACAAATTGAATCTGGAACGATTCGCGTCGGAGACGTCATCAAATCCCTCCCGAGCTACGAAAAAGCATCCGTCAAAAGCATTCTCTACACAAACAGGAATGTCGAAGAAGCCCACGCTGGCGAACCGGTCACAATTACGCTAGACCGTGAAGTTGACGTATCGAGAGGTTGCGTGCTCGCTAGAGATGCAAGCATCGGTAGCTACAAGAAAATCAAGGCGTCACTTTTGTGGATGGATGACGAGCCGCTTTCGCTAGGCAAAGACTACCTCGTCAAAATCGGGACAAAGATTATTCCTGGAACACTCACGAAAATCGACTATGCCATTGACGTGAACACAGGCGCACACTTAGAAACAGAAAGCATTTCCAAAAACGGGATTGCCGTCTGCGAACTTGTTTTCGCCGAAGCCATTGTCGTTGATCTTTTTGAAAAGCACAAAACGCTTGGCGAGCTCATTCTCATTGACATCGTAACGCATGCAACAGCCGCTTGCGGCGTTGTTGAAGGGCTCTACGAAAAGCAACTTCAATCCAACGAAAAGGCAGCCTTTGTGCAAGGCGAGCGCCATGGCCGTGGAGAAATCTTCGAAGAATTCTTCTACGATACAGCTACACTTTCCGTAGTAAAGCAGCAGCCCATCAAGCAGCACTACACTGTAGGCGACGAAATCCCGACTGCTGGCGAAAGCTACCACTATCCCGACGATTTCGACATCATCATCTTGCGCGATAGTATCGCTGTCAAGGTGCGTGGCAAACGCATCGCCGAAATCACGGCCGCGGACCAGTACCATTACGGAAACGTTCCGGTCATCAACGGTCGCGGTTTTGAAATCAAGGTCCATTCCGACGAAGATGTTGCAAACTTGCTCCGTGAATACGATGATGCAGGAGAATCCGGCCGCGAGGAATTTTTCCGCAAGTGGGCCGCATTTGATACATACCGCAAGGTCGTAATAAAGTAACTGCAACCATAATCAAACATTACAGCTCCCGATTGGACATCGGGAGCTTTTTTCACGTACTCATACATTTACTTTATATTTATAAATAAATACAAATTCACATAACAATACATATAAAATTTCTATAGCAAAAATTAATAACTCCGCATAAAAATTTAGTATTGGACAAAACAAAAAACGCCTTCTATATTTGAGCGCACAAAAAAAAACAAGGAAACAAACAACAAGGAGTTTAGAATGAATCAGAACTTTTCAAGACTTGCCGCCGCTGCGGTTTTAACCACTTCCCTTTTTGCCACGTCTGTTTTCGCTGACGAAGCAAAGAAGGCTGAAGAAAGCTCTTTCAAGCTCACCGGAAACGTCCAGGCTCAGGCAATCAAGTCGCTGTATGACAACGATGCAGACAACACGCTTGACAATTCCTTCTTGCGCGCAAACGTTGGCGGAAAGTTTTCTTCTGAAAGCTTTGACGCTGTAATCAACTTGCGCATTTTCAGCCCCGGTTTCGGCAACACCATTGAGGGCAAGAATTACGATAAGATTCTCGCCGACACCTACTACGCCAATTACAAGTGGGATACCGAATATGGCAAATTTAACTTCCAGTTCGGTCGTTTCCGTACTGATTGGAGTGTCGCAGGAAACTTCGGTACTTACGTAGATGTACACCTGAATAAACGCGGATTCCTTTCTCGCGATTACCAGCACGACGCTTTCGCTTTCGGCTTTGAAAAAGGCATTTCTACATTTAACGCCTTGCTCGGCACATACGATGCAAAGTTCAACACGGGCTACATCCGTTTCGAAGAAACGCTCAAGTTCGGTGATGCCAAGGTCAGCGCAGCTTACCGCGTAAACGCCCTTGACGTCATTCAGCACACGGCACAACTCACCCACCGCGCCGCTGCTCGCGCAAGCTACTACTTCCAGAAGAATTTCGGCCTCTACGGTGAAGTCGCACTCATCGCAACTGGTGACGGCGAAAACCTCAAGGTAGCTAATGCCATCAAGCCCGAATATGCACAAGACACGCAATATGTTCCGTTCTTCATCGGTGTAGAAATTCCTACAGCTGGCATTTTCAACAATGTTTACGCAGAACTTGAATACGTCTCCCATCGCGACGAATTAAACGCTGGAGCTGATGAACTCGCCTGGACCGTGAGCTTGATCAAGAAAATCGGTTCCCATTCCAAGATCCAGCTGACAGCATTCAGCGAAAAGAAAGCCTCTGACGTAGCCCTTGCAGCTCGTTTCACGGCAACAATCAAATAACCTAAGCACACCCGAGCGCCCTCAGCACAGCTCACGCTTCTTTGATCCATCATTGCTGGGGGCGTTTCTTTAAAAACGAAACACCAAACATCAAAAATTTAAACAAAGAGGTACATAACATGAATTTCAAGAAAATCACAATTGCATCCATCGCACTCCTCACCCTCGCTTTCACCGCCTGCTCTTCTTCCGAAGAAAAGCAAGAACAAAGCAAGCAGACCCTCACCAACGTGTCTTACGACCCGACGCGTGAGCTCTACGCCAACTACAACCAGGTCTTTGCTAAGCACTGGAAGGAAAAGACCGGCAAGGATGTGGAAATCACGCAGTCCCACGGCGGTTCCGGCAAGCAGGCTTTGGAAGTCGCCAACGGCCTCGAAGCTGACGTTGTAACGCTCGCCCTCGAATACGACGTGAACGCTGTGCGCGATGCAGGCCTTATCGAAGATGGCTGGGTCAAGGAATTTCCGCTAAACAGCGCTCCTTACACCTCCACCATCGTCTTCCTCGTTCGCAAGGGTAACCCGAAGAATCTCAAGGACTGGGGCGACCTCGTCAAAGACGGCATCGGAGTCATCACGCCGAACCCGAAAACTTCTGGCGGCGCACGCTGGAACTATCTCGCCGCTTGGGCATGGGCCGAAAAGCAGTACAATGGCGACGAAGCCAAGGTCAAGGAATTCGTGAAGAAGCTCTACAAGAACGTGCTCGTACTCGCTTCTGGCGCTCGCGGCTCTACGACGACATTCATCGAAAACGGCCAGGGCGATGTTTTGCTCGCTTGGGAAAACGAAGCATTCCTCTCGCTCAAGGATTACCCCAAGGACTACGAAATCGTCATCCCCAGCGTGAGCATTTTGGCTGAACCGTCTGTTGCAATTGTAGACAAGGTTGTTGACAAGCGCGGCACCCGCGAACTTGCCACCGAATACCTGAACTTCCTCTACAGCGACGAAGGCCAGCACAT includes:
- a CDS encoding sulfate ABC transporter substrate-binding protein; translation: MNFKKITIASIALLTLAFTACSSSEEKQEQSKQTLTNVSYDPTRELYANYNQVFAKHWKEKTGKDVEITQSHGGSGKQALEVANGLEADVVTLALEYDVNAVRDAGLIEDGWVKEFPLNSAPYTSTIVFLVRKGNPKNLKDWGDLVKDGIGVITPNPKTSGGARWNYLAAWAWAEKQYNGDEAKVKEFVKKLYKNVLVLASGARGSTTTFIENGQGDVLLAWENEAFLSLKDYPKDYEIVIPSVSILAEPSVAIVDKVVDKRGTRELATEYLNFLYSDEGQHIAAKNHYRPSNKAILDQYKEFDQNVNLIDISYFGGWDKAQKTHFSNGGIFDQIYEKK
- a CDS encoding adenylyl-sulfate reductase subunit alpha, which gives rise to MKIEKIKTDLLIIGGGTAGCYAAITASTLGAAKDVADIKILVVEKANIKRSGCLAAGVNALNAYITEGRTPKDYVEYAKKDADGIVREDLLYSISERFNEITAHLEKLGLVILKDKDGKYVTRGNRNIKINGENIKPILAAAVAKAPNVQVLNHVNIFDYSVHNNRIDGAFGFGIENDTFYAIEARAVIIATGGAAGLYRPNNPGFSRHKMWYPPFNTGAGYAMGIRHGAEMTTFEMRFIALRCKDTIAPTGTLAQGVGAKQINSLGEVYETKYGISTSERVYGTVAENLEGRGPCYLRTVGITPAQEDSLLKAYLNMAPSQTIRWIENGTPSKANVEIEGTEPYIVGGHTASGYWVDTKRATTIDGLYAAGDVAGGAPQKYVTGALAEGEIAAKSAVEYINAVDCRTPLQGARNDVDADPREDVDAKATIKEAEIARHVAEIETYLSQKNSLYTTEQLEEAMQIAMDEYAGGIKTGYGYSEKHLNIAKEKIDEIESLTDKLSAADLQEVMYIYELKERLTVCKSVIAHLKARHETRWHSFAENLDYPEKDNANFHKYVNSKLENGEIKIILRDLTAEGQKNYEHQH
- a CDS encoding 4Fe-4S binding protein gives rise to the protein MAVDYSTLKKGGWMRQKQKNNFSLRVRVVGGNLTATQLAKIAEVAEKYGEGYAHLTSRQSVEIPFIKLENIDDVKNALAEGGVEPGVCGARVRTITACQGEAVCPSGCIDTYAIAKELDDRYFARELPHKFKFGVTGCQNNCLKAEENDVGIKGAIKVDWLEDKCIGCGLCAKVCRKEAIKIENKKVIFDKEKCNYCGRCYKSCPTDAWSHIHGYIVSFGGLFGNNINKGETIIPFVEDKQKLLDICDAAIQFFADNGKSGERFKYTIDRVGRDVFAKKIQDVYNG
- a CDS encoding ferredoxin family protein, yielding MSISIDQSKCIGCRRCHDVCPGTLIKINEDKKAFIKYPKDCWGCTSCIKECPVHAISFFLGEDIGGKGCKVHTEKVKGEKNDIVRWIFELNDGSVKTIDIDPKESNKY
- the cysD gene encoding sulfate adenylyltransferase subunit CysD, which gives rise to MSEFSHLDELEAEAIYIIREVAAECEKPVMLYSIGKDSSVMLHLAMKAFYPEKPPFPFLHVNTTWKFKEMIKFRDETAKKLGIEMLEYVNQDGVKQGINPFDHGAAYTDIMKTQALKQALNKYGFTAAFGGGRRDEEKSRAKERIFSFRNSAHAWDPKNQRPEMWKLYNTKINKGESIRVFPISNWTEKDIWQYIKREKIDIVPLYFAAPRPVVVRDGNIIMVDDERFPLREGETPEIKSVRFRTLGCYPLTGGIESTATTLDEIIDETLSAVSSERTSRVIDNEAAGSMERRKREGYF
- a CDS encoding sulfate adenylyltransferase subunit 1, producing MKGLLKFITCGSVDDGKSTLIGHILYDSKLLYADQEKALELDSKVGSRSGKIDYSLLLDGLMAEREQGITIDVAYRYFTTDHRSFIVADTPGHEEYTRNMAVGASFADLAVILVDASQGVLVQTRRHARICRLMGIRHFVFAVNKMDLVGYSEEVFNKIKVQIAELAQTHSLSNIQVIPLSATEGDNVTIKSKNIAWYQGPALLEYLENVDTSSSALEKGFYMPVQRVSRPDRTFRGFQGQIESGTIRVGDVIKSLPSYEKASVKSILYTNRNVEEAHAGEPVTITLDREVDVSRGCVLARDASIGSYKKIKASLLWMDDEPLSLGKDYLVKIGTKIIPGTLTKIDYAIDVNTGAHLETESISKNGIAVCELVFAEAIVVDLFEKHKTLGELILIDIVTHATAACGVVEGLYEKQLQSNEKAAFVQGERHGRGEIFEEFFYDTATLSVVKQQPIKQHYTVGDEIPTAGESYHYPDDFDIIILRDSIAVKVRGKRIAEITAADQYHYGNVPVINGRGFEIKVHSDEDVANLLREYDDAGESGREEFFRKWAAFDTYRKVVIK